A single region of the Bos mutus isolate GX-2022 chromosome 17, NWIPB_WYAK_1.1, whole genome shotgun sequence genome encodes:
- the UQCR10 gene encoding cytochrome b-c1 complex subunit 9 isoform X1, protein MAAPTLTARLYSLLFRRTSTFALTIVVGALFFERAFDQGADAIYEHINEGKLWKHIKHKYENKE, encoded by the exons ATGGCGGCCCCAACGTTGACTGCAAGGTTGTACTCCTTGCTGTTTCGCAGGACCTCTACCTTCGCCCTCACCATCGTCGTGGGCGCCCTGTTCTTCGAGCGCGCCTTCGATCAAGGCGCAGACGCCATCTACGAACACATCAACGAGGGG AAGCTGTGGAAGCACATCAAGCACAAGTATGAGAACAAGGAGTAG
- the UQCR10 gene encoding cytochrome b-c1 complex subunit 9 isoform X2, producing the protein MAAPTLTARLYSLLFRRTSTFALTIVVGALFFERAFDQGADAIYEHINEGVRAWTVPDLEPF; encoded by the coding sequence ATGGCGGCCCCAACGTTGACTGCAAGGTTGTACTCCTTGCTGTTTCGCAGGACCTCTACCTTCGCCCTCACCATCGTCGTGGGCGCCCTGTTCTTCGAGCGCGCCTTCGATCAAGGCGCAGACGCCATCTACGAACACATCAACGAGGGGGTGAGGGCCTGGACCGTCCCTGACCTTGAGCCCTTCTGA